Proteins encoded by one window of Glycine soja cultivar W05 chromosome 15, ASM419377v2, whole genome shotgun sequence:
- the LOC114386744 gene encoding uncharacterized protein LOC114386744: MVISDQWSSYKEDDVAKAKFVKDTLLDDKWWDNVDYILSFTSPIYDVLRRTDTEASSLHLVYEMWDSMIEKVKNVIYQYERKEESEGSTFYEVVHSILIDRWTKSSTPLHCLAHSLNPRYYSHEWLSEDSNRVPPHQDMELTRERLKCFKRFFLDVDVRRKVNIEFANFSNGREGFDDLDSLNDRGQMDPKAWWLVHGINAPILQKDCP; the protein is encoded by the exons ATGGTCATTAGTGACCAATGGTCTTCTTATAAGGAAGATGATGTTGCAAAGGCTAAATTTGTGAAAGATACTTTGTTGGATGATAAATGGTGGGATAATGTTGattatattctttctttcactaGCCCTATCTATGATGTTCTTAGAAGAACGGATACAGAAGCTTCATCTCTCCATCTAGTATATGAGATGTGGGATTCAATGATTGAAAAGGTGAAGAATGTCATATATCAATATGAGAGAAAGGAGGAGAGTGAAGGATCAACCTTTTATGAGGTAGTGCACTCCATATTAATTGATCGTTGGACTAAGAGTAGCACTCCTCTCCATTGTTTAGCTCATTCTTTAAATCCTAG ATATTATAGTCATGAATGGTTAAGTGAAGATTCTAATCGAGTTCCTCCACATCAAGACATGGAACTCACTCGTGAAAGATTAAAATGCTTCAAGAGGttctttcttgatgtggatgtaagGAGGAAAGTGAATATTGAGTTTGCCAACTTCTCgaatggaagagaaggttttgatgatcttgattctttaaaTGATAGAGGTCAAATGGATCCAAAAGCTTGGTGGCTAGTTCATGGCATTAATGCTCCAATACTTCAAAAAGATTGCCCTTAA
- the LOC114385945 gene encoding uncharacterized protein LOC114385945 translates to MEHVLADVLRDQRNLGNKGDGNWKAVAYSTATQILSKRFGVHLMADNIKNHFKLWRTWYGIVSDILSQSGFDWDSTKYMITVENEIAWNEYVKSHEEAKQFRFKVIPNWDDIVDPCAKDKATGLGAENALDADDIMSKEANEEEAIPSVSIDLEGSSSVTRKNIRPNKHGEKEGMISSMKKVTESLKEFVKVTKKKMKNKKRWR, encoded by the exons ATGGAGCATGTGCTAGCTGATGTGCTTAGAGATCAAAGAAATTTGGGTAATAAAGGTGATGGAAATTGGAAAGCAGTAGCATATAGTACTGCAACTCAAATTTTGTCCAAGCGTTTTGGAGTTCACCTCATGGCAGATAACATTAAGAACCATTTTAAGCTTTGGAGAACATGGTATGGAATTGTGAGTGACATTCTTAGTCAAAGTGGATTTGACTGGGATAGCACAAAGTATATGATTActgttgaaaatgaaattgcatggAATGAGTATGTTAAG tcacATGAAGAGGCCAAACAATTTCGATTCAAAGTCATTCCTAATTGGGATGATATTGTAGACCCATGTGCAAAGGATAAAGCTACTGGACTCGGAGCAGAAAATGCATTAGATGCAGATGATATCATGAGCAAAGAAGCAAATGAAGAGGAAGCAATTCCCAGTGTGAGTATTGACTTAGAGGGATCAAGTTCTGTCACAAGGAAAAACATTCGCCCAAATAAGCATGGAGAGAAAGAAGGGATGATTTCCTCAATGAAAAAAGTAACCGAGTCATTGAAAGAATTTGTTAAAGTGactaagaagaagatgaagaacaaaaaaagaTGGAGATAA